One Pseudoliparis swirei isolate HS2019 ecotype Mariana Trench chromosome 4, NWPU_hadal_v1, whole genome shotgun sequence genomic window carries:
- the tp53bp1 gene encoding TP53-binding protein 1 isoform X8 yields the protein MDPGGSELDSSLPQADSPCLIVEDSQPDSVALEDDPETSYRALLARRLSSLQPTSRSPVLELISSPLGSRYSQSDSQSESSQSNNQAEPGVVMEADPSSAIEEESPALFVCPPNKNKCVPEDGDVDPGADSTTHCVQSEGEPSQFDFLELSQSQDQRGEAANSRQEEEEEEEEEPQPGSEGRTRLAGQNFSLRSSESQDNKALRSEVSSSSSSARPLGIQALLHSEGPQASGEQDGEGPSSQDDMFDADKTGAAVDSTVSEPEQPGRPAQSLGLLQLSGRAALVQESLSQDYVSPTPDPFPHTPLIIPSSPTDPDAEHGADEPMDTSLPPEDRAGGKGEEPMDTEAASKPHPSASTPVSQNAPGFALERTLSLPSQPEFSHDAFAPTQSQEAAPRPDTKTSAAPSASFALPPLLSSELEEDDSQATQIEELGGAAESNGVPPEPATPSGAKAAVQPAKPRGADDSCEAARKSDVPKKTSPDAERVDAEDGAVSCSQTKLDSSTCVQETPPHAEATPLLGFPSPPPSAAKCSVDSGEGGGSAKGPEVKSLPQERGASGNSQAAKKQKRGDEEEEEEGSGMALVLSHSHMLFHEPMEEEEEGGADDSVVVVTDSERDARASAGSTNRPTGGNAPVSTNGHEPRAQAKRGHAAPDRLSQPERAGPEPEGLRDKSLSDSSGEISFHFTLPKEGDLIGPVVGATPPLINQLKQTLRHSTPIEISSFSEKSGVACDAAMAAMTASDIASGESGDDATEKEGGKLSLRMKLVTPVEEGSSERFSLQKPALSEEDGSVAKVTAVAKAVTSSPSVFSRVRQAHRQQEAREELQAAGNTTPVRGPLPSSPQRSSPASSLGCSSLPNSQSEPSHQEAPAAPQETTRKAPPGPAEDGRALETPAQSRTEARPRDGTVTSSPSNKLRQRTVSQQTSFDGRGEPESPSCRRAAGPAHRRHVRTVQEVRTTVTRVITDVYYEDGKEVERKVTEESEEPVVDCQVLDGDVSPCRTGNSSVTSGDLADISSLSSKASSLQHSSGGTSSSGFARPDFIMPPIRGAFSPRRGGGQQQRGQRGHRAGSAVTLDRGLGPPGLQALGPTTPRGRARRGRPRSRFSTSRGVGSPRPLDARGPPPSSSEDEPFSRMLPPRLPADGELRPPLRSSPEEANSAGGSFVGLRVVAKWSSNGYFYSGCIVGDAGEGSYRLRFDDGYECEVAGRDILLCDPIPMETEVTALLEDEYFSIGVVRGHKTEGQELLYSVEKDGEQQWYNRTAIILSLEQGNKLREQHSLGPYEPRPPVPKASDISLDNLVEGKRRRRGAPEGPATPDRSPRTPGPSGKRKLMASDNTRTPAKRGRRGAGARAAQRPGLVNTSGSGTDLAVRPGAVAETHGPPPQNPTLFMGFAFMLTTSSEIDRLANRHGSDDEDDDDAVQTGPYNKAYTESQLQAGGGFVLQDFNEEQCKAAYQSLLIADQHCRTRKYLLCLASGVPSVSHIWVRDCCRDNKLLNYRNYLLPAGVGPDDAIVEWHPRSSPFKALRVLLVFEQPVELWVQLVALGGGSPVRQFPTDKDASDVPAGRFDVVVTDRSCPAALEKAVTSQEVPLVSPEWLIQSVIRGERLGFTGKPQYRHDFSSSSSS from the exons ATGGATCCCGGAGGAAGTGAGCTGGACTCCAGCCTGCCGCAGGCCGACAGCCCGTGTCTGATCGTGGAGGACTCGCAGCCGGACAGCGTCGCCTTGGAGGACGACCCCGAGACCAGCTACCGAGCCCTGCTGGCCCGgcgcctgtccagcctgcagcCCACCTCCCGCAGCCCGGTTCTG GAGCTGATATCCTCCCCGCTGGGTAGCAGATACTCTCAGagtgacagccaatcagagagctccCAGAGTAACAACCAAGCTGAACCCG GCGTTGTGATGGAGGCCGATCCCAGTTCTGCCATCGAGGAGGAAAGTCCGGCTCTCTTTGTTTGCCCTCCCAACAAGAACAA GTGTGTCCCcgaggacggagacgtggacCCCGGGGCCGACTCCACCACGCACTGCGTCCAGTCTGAGG GGGAACCGTCTCAGTTCGACTTCCTGGAGCTCTCCCAGAGTCAGGACCAGAGGGGGGAGGCGGCCAACAGCcggcaggaagaggaagaggaggaggaggaggagccccagccgggcagcgagggaCGCACCAGATTAG CAGGTCAGAACTTCAGCTTACGGTCTTCAGAGAGTCAGGACAACAAAGCTTTGAG gTCCGAGGTGAGCTCCAGCAGCTCGTCTGCGAGGCCCCTGGGGATCCAGGCCCTGCTGCACTCTGAGGGCCCGCAGGCCTCCGGCGAGCAGGACGGCGAGGGCCCGTCCTCGCAGGACGACATGTTCGACGCCGACAAGACCG GTGCCGCGGTGGACAGCACGGTGTCCGAGCCGGAGCAGCCGGGCCGGCCGGCTCAGAGCCTCGGCCTGCTGCAGCTGTCCGGCCGGGCGGCGCTGGTCCAGGAGAGTCTGTCCCA GGACTACGTGTCCCCGACCCCGGACCCCTTCCCCCACACGCCGCTGATCATTCCCAGCTCGCCGACCGACCCGGACGCCGAGCACG GTGCCGATGAGCCGATGGACACGTCTCTGCCCCCGGAGGACCGGGCgggagggaagggggaggagcctatgGACACGGAGGCCGCCTCTAAGCCACACCCATCCGCCTCCACTCCCgtctcccagaatgcacctggTTTTGCGTTGGAGCGAACGCTGTCGCTGCCCTCACAGCCCGAGTTCTCTCAC GATGCGTTCGCCCCGACTCAGAGCCAGGAGGCGGCGCCGCGGCCCGATACGAAGACGAGCGCCGCGCCGTCGGCGTCCTTCGCGCTGCCGCCGCTGCTCTCctcggagctggaggaggacgacAGCCAGGCCACGCAGATCGAGGAGCTGGGCGGCGCCGCCGAGAGCAACGGCGTCCCGCCGGAGCCTGCGACGCCCAGCGGCGCTAAAGCCGCGGTCCAACCGGCGAAGCCGCGCGGCGCCGACGACTCGTGCGAAGCGGCGCGGAAGTCCGACGTGCCCAAAAAGACTTCTCCGGATGCGGAACGCGTGGACGCCGAGGACGGCGCGGTGTCCTGTTCGCAGACGAAGCTCGACTCCTCCACCTGCGTGCAGGAGACTCCTCCCCACGCAGAAGCCACGCCCCTCCTCGGGTTTccctcgccgccgccgtccgCGGCGAAGTGTTCCGTGGActcgggggagggaggaggaagtgcaAAAGGTCCGGAAGTAAAGTCGCTGCCGCAGGAGCGAGGAGCGTCGGGTAACAGTCAGGCGGCGAAGAAGCAGAAGCGgggtgacgaagaggaggaggaggagggttcggGAATGGCTCTGGTCCTCTCCCACAGCCACATGTTGTTCCATGAGcccatggaggaggaagaggagggaggagcagacgaCAGCGTCGTCGTGGTCACAGACAGCGAGCGAGACGCTCGGGCGAGCGCCGGCTCGACCAATCGGCCGACCGGAGGCAACGCGCCCGTCTCCACCAACGGCCACGAGCCGCGGGCTCAGGCGAAGCGGGGCCACGCGGCGCCTGATAGGCTCTCCCAGCCCGAGAGGGCGGGGCCTGAACCCGAGGGGCTCAGAGACAAGAGCCTGAGTGACAGCTCTGGAG AGATTTCCTTCCACTTCACGCTTCCTAAAGAAGGGGATCTGATTGGTCCTGTCGTtggagccacgccccctctaatcAACCAGCTGAAGCAGACGCTGAGACACAGCACCCCCATCG AGATCTCGTCCTTCTCTGAGAAGTCGGGCGTGGCGTGCGACGCGGCCATGGCGGCCATGACGGCCAGCGACATCGCGTCGGGCGAGAGCGGAGACGACGCCACGGAGAAGGAGGGCGGGAAGCTGAGCCTCAGGATGAAGCTGGTGACGCCGGTGGAGGAAGGAAGCTCTGAGCGCTTCAGCCTGCAGA agCCGGCGCTGTCGGAAGAGGATGGATCGGTTGCCAAGGTTACCGCTGTTGCCAAGGCTGTAACCAG CAGCCCCTCTGTGTTCAGTCGAGTCCGGCAGGCGCACAGACAGCAGGAAGCCCGGGAGGAGCTCCAGGCTGCAGGCAACACCACACCTGTCAG AGGGCCGCTGCCCTCCTCCCCACAGAGGAGCTCCCCGGCGTCCTCTCTGgggtgcagcagcctccccaacaGCCAATCGGAGCCCTCGCACCAGGAAGCGCCGGCGGCGCCGCAGGAGACGACCCGCAAGGCGCCACCGGGCCCCGCCGAGGACGGCCGAGCCCTGGAGACGCCCGCCCAGAGCAGGACGGAGGCCCGGCCGCGAGACGGCACCGTCACCTCCAGCCCGTCCAACAAG CTCCGTCAGCGAACCGTATCCCAGCAGACGAGCTTCGATGGcagg GGGGAACCGGAGTCTCCGTCCTGTAGACGAGCCGCTGGCCCCGCCCACCGCAGACACGTGCGCACCGTCCAGGAAGTGCGCACCACCGTCACGCGAGTCATCACCGACGTTTACTACGAGGACGGAAAAGAGGTGGAGCGCAAAGTCACGGAG GAGAGCGAGGAGCCGGTGGTGGACTGCCAGGTGCTGGACGGCGACGTCTCTCCGTGCCGTACGGGCAACAGCTCCGTGACCTCCGGCGACCTCGCCGACATCAGCTCTCTGTCGTCCAAGGCCTCCAGCCTGCAGCACAGCTCGGGGGGCACCAGCAGCAGCGGCTTCGCGCGGCCCGACTTCATCATGCCGCCCATCCGCGGGGCGTTCAG tcccAGGAGGGGAGGCGGGCAGCAACAGAGGGGTCAGCGGGGTCACAGGGCGGGGTCAGCGGTCACGCTGGACAGAGGCCTCGGGCCCCCGGGCCTCCAGGCTCTCGGCCCCACGACCCCCCGAGGGAGGGCGAGGAGGGGCCGGCCCCGGTCCCGGTTCTCCACCTCCAG GGGCGTCGGCTCCCCGCGGCCGCTCGACGCCCGCggcccgcctccttcctcctcggaGGACGAGCCCTTCTCCCGCATGCTGCCCCCCCGCCTCCCCGCCGACGgcgagctccgcccccccctgcGCTCGTCGCCGGAGGAGGCGAACTCGGCCGGCGGCAGCTTCGTGGGCCTGAGGGTCGTCGCCAAGTGGTCGTCTAACGGGTACTTCTACTCGGGGTGCATCGTGGGGGACGCCGGCGAGGGGAGCTACCGCCTGAGGTTCGACGACGGCTACGAGTGCGAGGTGGCGGGGAGGGACATCCTGCTGTGTGACCCCATCCCCATGGAGACGGAGGTCACCGCCCTGCTGGAGGACGAGTACTTCAGCAtag GTGTGGTGCGGGGCCATAAGACGGAGGGCCAGGAGCTGCTCTACAGCGTGGAGAAGGACGGCGAGCAGCAGTGGTACAACCGCACGGCCATCATCCTGTCTCTGGAGCAGGGCAACAAGCTGAGGGAGCAGCACAGCCTGGGGCCCTACGAGCCCCGCCCCCCGGTGCCCAAGGCCTCCGACATCAGCCTcg ACAACCTGGTGGAGGGCAAGCGGCGGCGCAGAGGGGCCCCCGAGGGCCCGGCCACGCCCGACCGCAGCCCCCGGACCCCCGGCCCCTCCGGCAAGAGGAAGCTGATGGCCTCCGACAACACCAGGACGCCGGCCAAGAGGGGGCGCCGGGGCGCGGGCGCACGAGCCG cCCAGCGCCCCGGGCTGGTCAACACCTCCGGCAGCGGCACGGACCTCGCCGTGCGGCCCGGCGCCGTGGCGGAGACCCACGGGCCGCCGCCCCAGAACCCCACGCTCTTCATGGGCTTCGCCTTCATGCTGACGACCTCGTCCGAGATCGACCGGCTCGCCAACCGGCACGGCAGcgacgacgaggacgacgacg ACGCCGTGCAGACCGGCCCGTACAACAAGGCGTACACAGAGTCCCAGCTGCAGGCGGGGGGGGGCTTCGTCCTGCAGGACTTCAACGAGGAGCAG TGCAAGGCGGCCTACCAGAGCCTGCTCATCGCGGACCAGCACTGCCGCACCAGGAAGTACCTGCTGTGCCTGGCGAGCGGCGTGCCGAGCGTGTCGCACATCTGGGTGAGAGACTGCTGCCGAGACAACAAGCTGCTCAACTACCGCAACTACCTGCTGCCGGCCGGCGTGGGCCCCGACGACGCCATCGTGGAGTG GCATCCGCGCAGCAGCCCGTTCAAGGCCCTGCGGGTCCTGCTGGTGTTCGAGCAGCCGGTGGAGCTCTGGGTGCAGCTGGTCGCGCTGGGCGGAGGTTCCCCCGTCCGGCAGTTCCCCACAGACAAAGACGCCTCGG aCGTTCCCGCCGGCCGGTTCGACGTGGTGGTGACGGACCGCTCCTGCCCGGCGGCGCTGGAGAAGGCCGTGACCTCACAGGAAGTCCCGCTGGTGTCCCCCGAGTGGCTCATCCAGAGCGTGATCCGCGGCGAGCGCCTGGGCTTCACCGGCAAGCCGCAGTACCGCCacgacttctcctcctcctcttcatcgtaa
- the tp53bp1 gene encoding TP53-binding protein 1 isoform X1 produces the protein MDPGGSELDSSLPQADSPCLIVEDSQPDSVALEDDPETSYRALLARRLSSLQPTSRSPVLELISSPLGSRYSQSDSQSESSQSNNQAEPGVVMEADPSSAIEEESPALFVCPPNKNKCVPEDGDVDPGADSTTHCVQSEGEPSQFDFLELSQSQDQRGEAANSRQEEEEEEEEEPQPGSEGRTRLAGQNFSLRSSESQDNKALRSSVLDSAPLVSSRSEVSSSSSSARPLGIQALLHSEGPQASGEQDGEGPSSQDDMFDADKTGAAVDSTVSEPEQPGRPAQSLGLLQLSGRAALVQESLSQDYVSPTPDPFPHTPLIIPSSPTDPDAEHGADEPMDTSLPPEDRAGGKGEEPMDTEAASKPHPSASTPVSQNAPGFALERTLSLPSQPEFSHDAFAPTQSQEAAPRPDTKTSAAPSASFALPPLLSSELEEDDSQATQIEELGGAAESNGVPPEPATPSGAKAAVQPAKPRGADDSCEAARKSDVPKKTSPDAERVDAEDGAVSCSQTKLDSSTCVQETPPHAEATPLLGFPSPPPSAAKCSVDSGEGGGSAKGPEVKSLPQERGASGNSQAAKKQKRGDEEEEEEGSGMALVLSHSHMLFHEPMEEEEEGGADDSVVVVTDSERDARASAGSTNRPTGGNAPVSTNGHEPRAQAKRGHAAPDRLSQPERAGPEPEGLRDKSLSDSSGEISFHFTLPKEGDLIGPVVGATPPLINQLKQTLRHSTPIEISSFSEKSGVACDAAMAAMTASDIASGESGDDATEKEGGKLSLRMKLVTPVEEGSSERFSLQKPALSEEDGSVAKVTAVAKAVTSSPSVFSRVRQAHRQQEAREELQAAGNTTPVRGPLPSSPQRSSPASSLGCSSLPNSQSEPSHQEAPAAPQETTRKAPPGPAEDGRALETPAQSRTEARPRDGTVTSSPSNKLRQRTVSQQTSFDGRGEPESPSCRRAAGPAHRRHVRTVQEVRTTVTRVITDVYYEDGKEVERKVTEESEEPVVDCQVLDGDVSPCRTGNSSVTSGDLADISSLSSKASSLQHSSGGTSSSGFARPDFIMPPIRGAFSPRRGGGQQQRGQRGHRAGSAVTLDRGLGPPGLQALGPTTPRGRARRGRPRSRFSTSRGVGSPRPLDARGPPPSSSEDEPFSRMLPPRLPADGELRPPLRSSPEEANSAGGSFVGLRVVAKWSSNGYFYSGCIVGDAGEGSYRLRFDDGYECEVAGRDILLCDPIPMETEVTALLEDEYFSIGVVRGHKTEGQELLYSVEKDGEQQWYNRTAIILSLEQGNKLREQHSLGPYEPRPPVPKASDISLDNLVEGKRRRRGAPEGPATPDRSPRTPGPSGKRKLMASDNTRTPAKRGRRGAGARAAAQRPGLVNTSGSGTDLAVRPGAVAETHGPPPQNPTLFMGFAFMLTTSSEIDRLANRHGSDDEDDDDAVQTGPYNKAYTESQLQAGGGFVLQDFNEEQCKAAYQSLLIADQHCRTRKYLLCLASGVPSVSHIWVRDCCRDNKLLNYRNYLLPAGVGPDDAIVEWHPRSSPFKALRVLLVFEQPVELWVQLVALGGGSPVRQFPTDKDASDVPAGRFDVVVTDRSCPAALEKAVTSQEVPLVSPEWLIQSVIRGERLGFTGKPQYRHDFSSSSSS, from the exons ATGGATCCCGGAGGAAGTGAGCTGGACTCCAGCCTGCCGCAGGCCGACAGCCCGTGTCTGATCGTGGAGGACTCGCAGCCGGACAGCGTCGCCTTGGAGGACGACCCCGAGACCAGCTACCGAGCCCTGCTGGCCCGgcgcctgtccagcctgcagcCCACCTCCCGCAGCCCGGTTCTG GAGCTGATATCCTCCCCGCTGGGTAGCAGATACTCTCAGagtgacagccaatcagagagctccCAGAGTAACAACCAAGCTGAACCCG GCGTTGTGATGGAGGCCGATCCCAGTTCTGCCATCGAGGAGGAAAGTCCGGCTCTCTTTGTTTGCCCTCCCAACAAGAACAA GTGTGTCCCcgaggacggagacgtggacCCCGGGGCCGACTCCACCACGCACTGCGTCCAGTCTGAGG GGGAACCGTCTCAGTTCGACTTCCTGGAGCTCTCCCAGAGTCAGGACCAGAGGGGGGAGGCGGCCAACAGCcggcaggaagaggaagaggaggaggaggaggagccccagccgggcagcgagggaCGCACCAGATTAG CAGGTCAGAACTTCAGCTTACGGTCTTCAGAGAGTCAGGACAACAAAGCTTTGAG ATCCTCGGTTCTTGACAGcgctcccctcgtgtcctccaggTCCGAGGTGAGCTCCAGCAGCTCGTCTGCGAGGCCCCTGGGGATCCAGGCCCTGCTGCACTCTGAGGGCCCGCAGGCCTCCGGCGAGCAGGACGGCGAGGGCCCGTCCTCGCAGGACGACATGTTCGACGCCGACAAGACCG GTGCCGCGGTGGACAGCACGGTGTCCGAGCCGGAGCAGCCGGGCCGGCCGGCTCAGAGCCTCGGCCTGCTGCAGCTGTCCGGCCGGGCGGCGCTGGTCCAGGAGAGTCTGTCCCA GGACTACGTGTCCCCGACCCCGGACCCCTTCCCCCACACGCCGCTGATCATTCCCAGCTCGCCGACCGACCCGGACGCCGAGCACG GTGCCGATGAGCCGATGGACACGTCTCTGCCCCCGGAGGACCGGGCgggagggaagggggaggagcctatgGACACGGAGGCCGCCTCTAAGCCACACCCATCCGCCTCCACTCCCgtctcccagaatgcacctggTTTTGCGTTGGAGCGAACGCTGTCGCTGCCCTCACAGCCCGAGTTCTCTCAC GATGCGTTCGCCCCGACTCAGAGCCAGGAGGCGGCGCCGCGGCCCGATACGAAGACGAGCGCCGCGCCGTCGGCGTCCTTCGCGCTGCCGCCGCTGCTCTCctcggagctggaggaggacgacAGCCAGGCCACGCAGATCGAGGAGCTGGGCGGCGCCGCCGAGAGCAACGGCGTCCCGCCGGAGCCTGCGACGCCCAGCGGCGCTAAAGCCGCGGTCCAACCGGCGAAGCCGCGCGGCGCCGACGACTCGTGCGAAGCGGCGCGGAAGTCCGACGTGCCCAAAAAGACTTCTCCGGATGCGGAACGCGTGGACGCCGAGGACGGCGCGGTGTCCTGTTCGCAGACGAAGCTCGACTCCTCCACCTGCGTGCAGGAGACTCCTCCCCACGCAGAAGCCACGCCCCTCCTCGGGTTTccctcgccgccgccgtccgCGGCGAAGTGTTCCGTGGActcgggggagggaggaggaagtgcaAAAGGTCCGGAAGTAAAGTCGCTGCCGCAGGAGCGAGGAGCGTCGGGTAACAGTCAGGCGGCGAAGAAGCAGAAGCGgggtgacgaagaggaggaggaggagggttcggGAATGGCTCTGGTCCTCTCCCACAGCCACATGTTGTTCCATGAGcccatggaggaggaagaggagggaggagcagacgaCAGCGTCGTCGTGGTCACAGACAGCGAGCGAGACGCTCGGGCGAGCGCCGGCTCGACCAATCGGCCGACCGGAGGCAACGCGCCCGTCTCCACCAACGGCCACGAGCCGCGGGCTCAGGCGAAGCGGGGCCACGCGGCGCCTGATAGGCTCTCCCAGCCCGAGAGGGCGGGGCCTGAACCCGAGGGGCTCAGAGACAAGAGCCTGAGTGACAGCTCTGGAG AGATTTCCTTCCACTTCACGCTTCCTAAAGAAGGGGATCTGATTGGTCCTGTCGTtggagccacgccccctctaatcAACCAGCTGAAGCAGACGCTGAGACACAGCACCCCCATCG AGATCTCGTCCTTCTCTGAGAAGTCGGGCGTGGCGTGCGACGCGGCCATGGCGGCCATGACGGCCAGCGACATCGCGTCGGGCGAGAGCGGAGACGACGCCACGGAGAAGGAGGGCGGGAAGCTGAGCCTCAGGATGAAGCTGGTGACGCCGGTGGAGGAAGGAAGCTCTGAGCGCTTCAGCCTGCAGA agCCGGCGCTGTCGGAAGAGGATGGATCGGTTGCCAAGGTTACCGCTGTTGCCAAGGCTGTAACCAG CAGCCCCTCTGTGTTCAGTCGAGTCCGGCAGGCGCACAGACAGCAGGAAGCCCGGGAGGAGCTCCAGGCTGCAGGCAACACCACACCTGTCAG AGGGCCGCTGCCCTCCTCCCCACAGAGGAGCTCCCCGGCGTCCTCTCTGgggtgcagcagcctccccaacaGCCAATCGGAGCCCTCGCACCAGGAAGCGCCGGCGGCGCCGCAGGAGACGACCCGCAAGGCGCCACCGGGCCCCGCCGAGGACGGCCGAGCCCTGGAGACGCCCGCCCAGAGCAGGACGGAGGCCCGGCCGCGAGACGGCACCGTCACCTCCAGCCCGTCCAACAAG CTCCGTCAGCGAACCGTATCCCAGCAGACGAGCTTCGATGGcagg GGGGAACCGGAGTCTCCGTCCTGTAGACGAGCCGCTGGCCCCGCCCACCGCAGACACGTGCGCACCGTCCAGGAAGTGCGCACCACCGTCACGCGAGTCATCACCGACGTTTACTACGAGGACGGAAAAGAGGTGGAGCGCAAAGTCACGGAG GAGAGCGAGGAGCCGGTGGTGGACTGCCAGGTGCTGGACGGCGACGTCTCTCCGTGCCGTACGGGCAACAGCTCCGTGACCTCCGGCGACCTCGCCGACATCAGCTCTCTGTCGTCCAAGGCCTCCAGCCTGCAGCACAGCTCGGGGGGCACCAGCAGCAGCGGCTTCGCGCGGCCCGACTTCATCATGCCGCCCATCCGCGGGGCGTTCAG tcccAGGAGGGGAGGCGGGCAGCAACAGAGGGGTCAGCGGGGTCACAGGGCGGGGTCAGCGGTCACGCTGGACAGAGGCCTCGGGCCCCCGGGCCTCCAGGCTCTCGGCCCCACGACCCCCCGAGGGAGGGCGAGGAGGGGCCGGCCCCGGTCCCGGTTCTCCACCTCCAG GGGCGTCGGCTCCCCGCGGCCGCTCGACGCCCGCggcccgcctccttcctcctcggaGGACGAGCCCTTCTCCCGCATGCTGCCCCCCCGCCTCCCCGCCGACGgcgagctccgcccccccctgcGCTCGTCGCCGGAGGAGGCGAACTCGGCCGGCGGCAGCTTCGTGGGCCTGAGGGTCGTCGCCAAGTGGTCGTCTAACGGGTACTTCTACTCGGGGTGCATCGTGGGGGACGCCGGCGAGGGGAGCTACCGCCTGAGGTTCGACGACGGCTACGAGTGCGAGGTGGCGGGGAGGGACATCCTGCTGTGTGACCCCATCCCCATGGAGACGGAGGTCACCGCCCTGCTGGAGGACGAGTACTTCAGCAtag GTGTGGTGCGGGGCCATAAGACGGAGGGCCAGGAGCTGCTCTACAGCGTGGAGAAGGACGGCGAGCAGCAGTGGTACAACCGCACGGCCATCATCCTGTCTCTGGAGCAGGGCAACAAGCTGAGGGAGCAGCACAGCCTGGGGCCCTACGAGCCCCGCCCCCCGGTGCCCAAGGCCTCCGACATCAGCCTcg ACAACCTGGTGGAGGGCAAGCGGCGGCGCAGAGGGGCCCCCGAGGGCCCGGCCACGCCCGACCGCAGCCCCCGGACCCCCGGCCCCTCCGGCAAGAGGAAGCTGATGGCCTCCGACAACACCAGGACGCCGGCCAAGAGGGGGCGCCGGGGCGCGGGCGCACGAGCCG cagcCCAGCGCCCCGGGCTGGTCAACACCTCCGGCAGCGGCACGGACCTCGCCGTGCGGCCCGGCGCCGTGGCGGAGACCCACGGGCCGCCGCCCCAGAACCCCACGCTCTTCATGGGCTTCGCCTTCATGCTGACGACCTCGTCCGAGATCGACCGGCTCGCCAACCGGCACGGCAGcgacgacgaggacgacgacg ACGCCGTGCAGACCGGCCCGTACAACAAGGCGTACACAGAGTCCCAGCTGCAGGCGGGGGGGGGCTTCGTCCTGCAGGACTTCAACGAGGAGCAG TGCAAGGCGGCCTACCAGAGCCTGCTCATCGCGGACCAGCACTGCCGCACCAGGAAGTACCTGCTGTGCCTGGCGAGCGGCGTGCCGAGCGTGTCGCACATCTGGGTGAGAGACTGCTGCCGAGACAACAAGCTGCTCAACTACCGCAACTACCTGCTGCCGGCCGGCGTGGGCCCCGACGACGCCATCGTGGAGTG GCATCCGCGCAGCAGCCCGTTCAAGGCCCTGCGGGTCCTGCTGGTGTTCGAGCAGCCGGTGGAGCTCTGGGTGCAGCTGGTCGCGCTGGGCGGAGGTTCCCCCGTCCGGCAGTTCCCCACAGACAAAGACGCCTCGG aCGTTCCCGCCGGCCGGTTCGACGTGGTGGTGACGGACCGCTCCTGCCCGGCGGCGCTGGAGAAGGCCGTGACCTCACAGGAAGTCCCGCTGGTGTCCCCCGAGTGGCTCATCCAGAGCGTGATCCGCGGCGAGCGCCTGGGCTTCACCGGCAAGCCGCAGTACCGCCacgacttctcctcctcctcttcatcgtaa